CCGGCACTATTCCTTTATCGGGCATGGCCAGGCCCGGGTTGTCAGCGGCGATCGCCGCATCGTTCCATTTGGTGATCTTGCCGGTGAAGATCTTGGTGATCGTCTCCCCCGACAGTCGCAGGTTGGTCACCCGCTTGCCGCCGATGTTCAGGTGGTACATGAAGGCCGTACCACCCGCGACGATCGGCATGTACGCGTACCCGCGCGGCGGCGTCTCGGGTGCGGAGTTATCCTCGGGACGGGATTGGAAAGGGATCTCACTGACTGCGTAGTCGATGCTGCCCTGAATGAAGTCACGGCGACCCGCCGACGAGCCGACGCCGGAGTAGTTCACCGTCATGCCGTAGTTCGACGCCACGTTGCTGCGCCACTGATCGAGGGCGTTCTGTGACCACGTGGATCCGGTGCCGGTGATAACCTCCCAGGTCGCGGCGTGCGACGGCATGGCAACCCCGACGGCCATCAGCGCGACGCCGAATGCGGCAATCAGGCGGGAGAGTCGACGCTTGCGCGGGGTCATTGTGGTTCCTCCATGGGTCGAGCGGATGCCGCGCGACGGGGCGAGCTCATGCGTTCGGCGTCGCGCGCCGAGGCAGCCCGCGCCGCGCGCTGCTGTCGGGGGGTCAGGTTGCCCGCCCCGCGGCCACCGATCAGGCGGGCGATCGCGAACAGAGCGAGCACCAGCAGCAGCAGCACGGCGGCCGTGCCGAAGCCGCGGGCCACGATGTTCGGCTCGGGTGACCGCACGAAGTCGAACACCTGCAGCGGCAGCGAAATCATCGGGCCGTGGAACGGGTTCGTGTTCATCACGTTGGTGATGCCCGAGGTGAGCAGCACGGGCGAGGTCTCGCCGATGCCACGCGCGGTTCCGAGAATCACGGCGGTGACTAGGCCCGACCGGGCCGTCGGCAGCACCACGTGCCACACGGTGCGCCAGCGGCTCGCGCCCAGCGCATACGACGCCTCGCGGAGGTTGCCGGCGACCAGTCGCAGAACCACATCGGATGCGCGCACGACGATCGGGAGCATCATCACGGTGATTGCGAGCGCGGCGGCGAACCCGGAGCGCTGGTTGGTGAACATCAGGATGATCGCGGAGTAGACGAACAGGCCGGCGACGATCGAGGGCAGCGCGGTCATCGCGTCGACAATCGTCCGCACGAACCGGGCGAAGCGGCCGCCGAGCTCGTTCAGGAACAGTGCCGTGACGATGCCGAGCGGAATCGAGATCGCGAGGGCGATGCCGATCTGGATCAGAGTGCCGACGATCGCGTGCGCGACACCGCCGACATCGAGTCCGTCGAGCGGGCCGGCGAACTCCATGTCCTGGTAGAAGAAGTTGAAGTTCAGCAGCGCCTCTTGCCCGCGCAGCAGCGTGAAGATCACGACGAAGAGCAGCGAGCCGAAGAGGATCATGCCGGCGCTGGCGAGCACCACCGTCATGACCCGGTCGGTGACCTCACGGCCGTCCGAGGTGGTACTGACCAGCAGTGCGTAGATGCCGATGAAGCCCAGGAATGCGACCACGACGAAGCCGACGATTCCGCTAAGTGGGGCGATCCAACCGAACAGCAGGATGGCGATCGCGAGCGCTCCGGATGCCGCGCCGAGCAGCGCATACCGATCATCGACGCGTGCGGAGCGCACTCGACGGCGTGCGCCGACCTCGACGCCGTCCTTGGTTGGAAGGCTCGTACGGGCTGGCGCGGCAGCGAGTTCGTCACCGGACGGGGTTGCTGTGGCGGTGACCGTGGCCATGGAAGTGTCCAGCGTCAGGGTCATCATGCCTCGCTTTCCGCGCCCGAGCGCGAGCGCGCGACAATCGACGAAGCGGTGAAGTTGATCACCAGGG
The Diaminobutyricimonas sp. LJ205 genome window above contains:
- the pstA gene encoding phosphate ABC transporter permease PstA, whose translation is MTLTLDTSMATVTATATPSGDELAAAPARTSLPTKDGVEVGARRRVRSARVDDRYALLGAASGALAIAILLFGWIAPLSGIVGFVVVAFLGFIGIYALLVSTTSDGREVTDRVMTVVLASAGMILFGSLLFVVIFTLLRGQEALLNFNFFYQDMEFAGPLDGLDVGGVAHAIVGTLIQIGIALAISIPLGIVTALFLNELGGRFARFVRTIVDAMTALPSIVAGLFVYSAIILMFTNQRSGFAAALAITVMMLPIVVRASDVVLRLVAGNLREASYALGASRWRTVWHVVLPTARSGLVTAVILGTARGIGETSPVLLTSGITNVMNTNPFHGPMISLPLQVFDFVRSPEPNIVARGFGTAAVLLLLVLALFAIARLIGGRGAGNLTPRQQRAARAASARDAERMSSPRRAASARPMEEPQ